In the Gammaproteobacteria bacterium genome, one interval contains:
- a CDS encoding DUF1249 domain-containing protein produces MLSSPTKIKLTGCQPRTLASLLDLQETSYLRLQRLVPDLDGLPDHAVSSVAGALDLHLHVEHRHRFTTDLVLTYALADEEGAPLYEPNLHIRLYRDARVAEATSGRLRRHVHHRCWRRPDPSPLEVKWELNRFLQRWLGYCLHQGHLFLPLER; encoded by the coding sequence ATGCTGAGTTCACCCACCAAGATCAAACTGACGGGCTGCCAGCCGCGCACCCTGGCCAGCCTGCTCGATCTTCAGGAAACGAGCTATCTGCGGCTGCAGCGGCTGGTGCCTGATCTGGATGGTCTGCCGGACCATGCCGTGTCTTCGGTGGCCGGGGCCCTGGACCTTCATCTACATGTGGAGCATCGCCACCGTTTCACCACGGACCTGGTATTGACCTACGCCTTGGCGGACGAGGAGGGCGCTCCCCTCTACGAGCCCAATCTCCATATTCGTCTCTATCGGGATGCAAGGGTCGCGGAGGCCACCAGCGGGCGTCTGCGGCGTCATGTGCATCACCGGTGCTGGCGTCGCCCGGATCCCAGCCCCCTCGAGGTCAAATGGGAACTCAACCGGTTTTTGCAGCGTTGGTTGGGCTATTGCCTGCATCAGGGGCATCTCTTCCTGCCCTTGGAGCGTTAA
- a CDS encoding NUDIX hydrolase, producing MTSAPEILFEGGVVRLAREWLEVPDGRLVATEVVRHPGGAVALPFDDGGDDGGRVLLLRQYRPCIGTWLWELPAGKLDPGESPEDTARRELAEEAGLVARSWRKLGEVVTAPGFCDEVLHLYLARDLTLVAADTEDDEYIETHWMGLDQALALADSGEIRDAKTLVALYRCRGFGDPGERRGA from the coding sequence ATGACATCCGCCCCGGAAATACTCTTCGAGGGTGGAGTCGTCAGGCTCGCCCGTGAATGGCTCGAAGTCCCCGATGGCCGCCTCGTCGCCACCGAGGTGGTGCGGCATCCGGGAGGCGCCGTCGCCCTGCCCTTTGATGATGGCGGGGACGATGGCGGCCGTGTTCTTCTGCTCCGGCAGTACCGTCCCTGCATCGGCACCTGGCTGTGGGAACTGCCCGCCGGCAAGCTCGATCCCGGCGAGTCTCCCGAGGACACCGCGCGCCGGGAACTAGCGGAAGAAGCGGGCCTGGTAGCGCGGTCGTGGCGCAAGCTGGGCGAGGTCGTCACGGCCCCCGGTTTTTGCGATGAGGTGCTCCATCTCTACCTGGCCCGGGACCTGACCCTGGTGGCTGCCGACACCGAGGACGACGAGTACATCGAGACCCACTGGATGGGGCTGGACCAGGCCTTGGCCCTCGCCGACAGTGGTGAGATCCGGGATGCCAAGACCCTCGTGGCCCTGTATCGTTGCCGGGGGTTCGGCGACCCGGGGGAACGGCGCGGCGCTTAA
- the trxA gene encoding thioredoxin: protein MATVALTEENFRDTIDNNGIVLVDFWASWCGPCKMFEPIFEEASDKYTDVVFGKVNTEEQQQLAAMFQVRSIPTLMIFRDQIVIFSQPGMLPAAALDEIIQKAKDLDMDQVREEIAKQQAASNDA, encoded by the coding sequence GTGGCAACTGTTGCACTTACAGAAGAGAATTTCAGGGACACCATCGATAACAATGGCATCGTCCTGGTCGATTTCTGGGCATCGTGGTGTGGTCCCTGCAAGATGTTCGAGCCCATCTTCGAAGAGGCCTCGGACAAGTATACCGACGTGGTCTTCGGCAAGGTCAATACCGAAGAGCAGCAGCAGCTCGCGGCTATGTTTCAGGTGCGTTCCATTCCTACCCTCATGATTTTTCGCGACCAGATCGTCATCTTCTCCCAGCCCGGCATGCTGCCGGCAGCGGCCCTGGATGAGATCATCCAGAAGGCCAAGGATCTGGACATGGATCAGGTGCGGGAGGAGATCGCGAAGCAGCAGGCTGCCAGCAACGACGCCTGA
- the lon gene encoding endopeptidase La, protein MNDDVEVIPEEEEATQHPPSRSELAVATEILPETLIILPLSDRPFFPPQTLPIILDAEPWLESMRRVGDTAHHLAGLVMGDRNENKHHDPQEFAEVGTAVRVHEPMQHGGQLQFVAEGIKRYRIVEWLSRERPYVARVEYLDDEESGNKDEMRAYGMAIINTIKELLPLNPLYSEELKFFLNRFKPTDSSPLTDFAATLTTASRDELQDVLETRNLHRRMEKVLLLLKKEVEVARVQTEIREQVEEKVSRQQREFFLREQLKAIQQELGMAKDDKTAELDRFRERLEELDIPAPVEERITEEMNKLSVLEAGSPEYGVTRNYLDSLTSLPWGVYTKDRVDLKRARGILDRDHDGLSDVKDRIIEFLAVGVLKGTVAGSILLLVGPPGVGKTSIGHSIADALGRKFYRFSVGGMRDEAEIKGHRRTYIGAMPGKVIQALKETRTSNPVIMLDEIDKIGASFQGDPASALLEVLDPEQNDNFLDHYLDVRYDLSKVLFICTANQLDTIPKALLDRMETIRLSGYITAEKLDIAKHHLWPRQLERVGLKRAQLKITDAAIRRVIEGYAREAGVRGLEKQLGRIVRKAVVKLVDSRGKAKVKALSVSERDIPDYLGQPVFQKEEAMYGVGVITGLAWTPMGGATLNVEATRVHSKNRAFKLTGQLGDVMRESAEIAYSYVASHVKAFGGQETFFDDAFIHLHVPEGATPKDGPSAGITMASALLSLALGRRPRRSLAMTGELTLTGKVLPVGGIREKVIAARRSGTKHLILPKANESDFNELPDYLKVGLTVNFAAHYRDVAALVFV, encoded by the coding sequence ATGAATGACGACGTCGAAGTGATCCCGGAAGAAGAGGAAGCCACCCAGCACCCGCCATCCCGCTCGGAGCTGGCGGTGGCCACCGAGATCCTTCCCGAAACCCTTATCATCCTGCCCCTGTCGGACCGCCCCTTCTTTCCACCCCAGACCCTGCCCATCATCCTCGATGCCGAGCCTTGGCTCGAGAGCATGCGTCGGGTAGGCGACACCGCGCACCACCTGGCGGGGCTGGTGATGGGGGATCGCAACGAGAACAAGCACCACGACCCGCAGGAATTCGCCGAGGTGGGCACCGCGGTGCGGGTTCATGAACCCATGCAGCACGGTGGGCAGCTGCAGTTCGTGGCGGAAGGCATCAAGCGCTATCGCATCGTCGAATGGTTGTCCCGGGAACGGCCCTACGTGGCCCGCGTGGAGTATCTCGATGACGAGGAGAGTGGGAACAAGGACGAGATGCGGGCCTATGGTATGGCCATCATCAACACCATCAAGGAGTTGTTGCCCCTGAATCCCCTCTACAGCGAGGAACTCAAGTTCTTCCTGAACCGCTTCAAGCCCACCGACTCTTCGCCCCTGACGGATTTCGCGGCGACCCTGACCACCGCCTCCCGCGACGAGTTGCAGGACGTGCTGGAGACCCGCAACCTGCACCGGCGCATGGAAAAGGTACTCCTGCTCTTGAAAAAAGAGGTGGAGGTGGCCCGGGTGCAGACGGAGATCCGCGAACAGGTGGAGGAGAAGGTGTCCCGCCAGCAGCGGGAGTTCTTCCTGCGCGAACAGCTCAAGGCCATCCAACAGGAACTCGGCATGGCCAAGGACGACAAGACGGCCGAACTCGACCGTTTCCGCGAGCGCCTTGAGGAGTTGGATATACCCGCCCCGGTGGAGGAACGGATCACGGAGGAGATGAACAAGCTGTCCGTGCTGGAGGCCGGCTCGCCGGAGTACGGCGTGACCCGCAACTACCTGGACAGTCTGACCAGCCTGCCCTGGGGCGTTTACACCAAGGATCGCGTCGATCTCAAGCGGGCCCGGGGGATCCTGGACCGTGACCATGATGGTCTTAGCGATGTGAAGGATCGCATCATCGAGTTCCTGGCGGTGGGCGTGCTGAAGGGCACCGTGGCGGGCTCCATCCTGCTGCTGGTGGGGCCGCCGGGTGTGGGCAAGACCTCCATCGGGCATTCCATCGCCGATGCCCTGGGCCGCAAGTTCTATCGCTTCTCCGTCGGCGGCATGCGCGACGAGGCGGAGATCAAAGGTCACCGGCGCACCTACATCGGTGCCATGCCGGGCAAGGTCATCCAGGCCCTCAAGGAGACGCGGACCAGCAATCCGGTGATCATGCTGGACGAGATTGACAAGATCGGCGCCTCCTTCCAGGGGGACCCGGCATCGGCCCTCCTGGAGGTGCTGGATCCGGAGCAGAACGACAACTTCCTGGACCACTACCTGGACGTGCGCTATGACCTGTCCAAGGTGCTGTTCATCTGTACCGCCAACCAGCTGGACACCATCCCCAAGGCTTTGCTGGATCGTATGGAGACCATCCGCCTGTCGGGCTACATCACCGCGGAGAAGCTGGACATCGCCAAACATCATCTGTGGCCCCGCCAGCTGGAGCGGGTGGGCCTGAAACGCGCCCAATTGAAGATCACCGATGCCGCCATCCGCCGGGTCATCGAGGGCTACGCCCGCGAAGCGGGGGTGCGGGGGCTGGAGAAACAACTGGGCCGCATCGTGCGTAAGGCGGTGGTGAAACTGGTGGACAGCCGCGGCAAGGCCAAGGTGAAGGCGCTCAGCGTGAGCGAGCGGGACATCCCCGATTATCTCGGGCAGCCGGTGTTCCAGAAGGAGGAGGCCATGTATGGGGTGGGCGTCATCACCGGCCTGGCCTGGACCCCCATGGGGGGCGCCACCCTCAACGTGGAGGCGACCCGGGTGCACTCCAAGAACCGCGCCTTCAAGCTCACGGGCCAGTTGGGGGACGTGATGCGGGAGTCGGCGGAGATCGCCTACAGTTACGTGGCCTCCCATGTAAAGGCCTTCGGCGGTCAGGAGACCTTCTTCGATGACGCCTTCATTCACCTCCACGTGCCCGAGGGCGCGACGCCCAAGGACGGACCCAGCGCCGGCATCACCATGGCCAGCGCCCTGTTGTCCCTGGCCCTCGGCCGCCGTCCCCGGCGTTCCCTGGCCATGACCGGCGAACTCACCCTCACCGGCAAGGTGCTGCCTGTGGGGGGGATCCGGGAGAAGGTCATCGCGGCCCGCCGCTCTGGTACCAAACATCTCATTCTGCCCAAGGCGAATGAAAGTGATTTCAATGAATTACCGGATTATCTTAAAGTCGGGCTGACGGTTAATTTCGCGGCCCATTACCGTGACGTCGCGGCCTTGGTGTTCGTCTGA
- a CDS encoding transglycosylase SLT domain-containing protein: MVVVIALLLGTWGAGASSDEAGRRQAFEEVEARVKMGVATTQEVESLRDHPLYPYLVYEALTRRPRLADAPAVATFLADHADTPLASRLRSQWLRWLYRRGAWETFLEFFEPTGYTAMACRHLHALAESGDEDAALARAPEVWLAGQSQPDECDPVFALMEGRGHLTPELVWRRIGLAMEAGRPSLATYLKRFLPAADQPWVDLWIAVRRRPETILEDRRLHADHEQAREIVVYGIGRWVRRSPSAAARAWLQIRDRHAFSPAQGSAVARTLGLYLYRRHPHEAMEWLARVTEETADEQVHRARTMGHAKLDDWQGVLEWLDARGPGEEASGRWRYWRARALEATGNGEAARELYSEIARLRSFYGFLAADRLEQPYRLNHRGLEPAAATAARVRALPALARIRELYALGRDLDARREWHHLRTHLDRDELEALAAVAHEQGRHFHAILALGRSESWDYLDVRFPLPHRDVVMARAEAQGLDPAWVFAVARQESAFAPEARSPKGALGLMQLLPGTARSVARDLKSRASSRDLFDVDNNIALGAAYLRGLMERFDDHAVLATAAYNAGPHRVRSWLPEAQPLAADIWVEDIPFYETRKYVKRVFSYTAIYQTFLDATPTRLSARMPPVPPSGTAR; the protein is encoded by the coding sequence ATGGTGGTCGTCATCGCCCTCCTCCTCGGGACGTGGGGCGCGGGGGCGAGCAGTGATGAGGCGGGGCGCCGTCAGGCCTTCGAGGAGGTGGAGGCCAGGGTAAAAATGGGCGTGGCTACTACCCAAGAGGTGGAATCCCTGCGGGACCATCCCCTCTATCCCTATCTGGTATACGAGGCACTGACGCGACGCCCGCGGCTCGCCGATGCCCCCGCGGTGGCAACCTTCCTTGCGGACCATGCCGACACGCCCCTGGCCTCGAGGCTGCGCTCGCAGTGGTTGAGATGGCTCTATCGGCGCGGGGCGTGGGAGACCTTTCTCGAGTTCTTCGAACCCACCGGTTATACGGCCATGGCCTGTCGCCACCTCCACGCCCTGGCGGAGAGTGGTGACGAGGACGCGGCCCTGGCCCGGGCCCCCGAGGTATGGTTGGCGGGGCAGTCCCAGCCGGACGAATGCGACCCGGTGTTCGCCCTGATGGAAGGCCGCGGACACCTCACCCCTGAACTGGTGTGGCGGCGTATCGGCCTCGCCATGGAGGCGGGAAGACCGAGCCTGGCCACCTATCTGAAACGTTTCCTGCCCGCGGCGGATCAGCCCTGGGTGGACCTGTGGATCGCGGTCCGGCGGCGGCCGGAGACCATCCTCGAGGACCGCCGACTCCACGCCGATCATGAACAGGCCCGCGAGATCGTCGTCTATGGAATCGGCCGTTGGGTCCGGCGCTCCCCCTCGGCGGCGGCACGGGCCTGGTTACAGATCCGTGACCGGCATGCGTTTTCCCCGGCCCAGGGGTCGGCGGTAGCGAGGACCCTGGGTCTGTATCTCTATCGCCGACATCCCCATGAGGCCATGGAATGGCTGGCGCGGGTGACGGAGGAGACCGCCGACGAGCAGGTGCACCGGGCCCGCACCATGGGCCACGCCAAACTGGATGACTGGCAAGGCGTCCTCGAGTGGCTGGACGCCCGCGGCCCCGGCGAGGAGGCCAGCGGTCGCTGGCGCTACTGGCGGGCCCGAGCCCTCGAGGCCACGGGGAATGGCGAGGCCGCTCGCGAACTCTATAGCGAGATCGCCCGACTGCGCAGTTTTTATGGTTTTCTGGCCGCCGACCGGCTGGAGCAACCATACCGCCTCAACCATCGTGGACTCGAGCCCGCCGCGGCAACCGCCGCCCGCGTGCGTGCCCTGCCGGCCCTGGCCCGTATCCGCGAACTCTATGCCCTCGGCCGGGATCTTGATGCCCGGCGGGAGTGGCACCATCTGCGCACCCATCTCGACCGGGATGAACTGGAGGCCCTGGCGGCGGTGGCCCACGAGCAGGGGCGCCATTTTCACGCCATTCTCGCCCTCGGCCGCAGCGAGTCCTGGGATTACCTGGACGTGCGCTTTCCCCTGCCCCATCGCGACGTGGTGATGGCCAGGGCCGAGGCCCAGGGGCTCGATCCGGCGTGGGTCTTTGCCGTGGCGCGCCAGGAGAGTGCCTTCGCGCCCGAGGCCCGTTCCCCCAAGGGGGCCCTCGGCCTCATGCAACTGCTGCCCGGCACCGCCCGCAGCGTGGCCCGAGACCTGAAGAGCCGGGCGAGCAGCCGTGACCTCTTCGACGTGGACAACAACATCGCCCTGGGCGCGGCCTACCTGCGCGGTCTGATGGAACGCTTCGACGACCATGCCGTACTGGCCACGGCGGCATACAACGCGGGCCCCCATCGGGTCCGGTCCTGGCTGCCCGAGGCACAGCCGTTGGCGGCCGACATCTGGGTGGAGGACATCCCCTTCTACGAGACCCGTAAATACGTCAAGCGGGTCTTCAGCTACACCGCCATCTACCAGACCTTTCTGGATGCCACCCCCACGCGCCTGAGCGCCCGCATGCCCCCGGTGCCACCGTCCGGGACGGCGCGCTGA
- a CDS encoding VacJ family lipoprotein, translating into MRAIPRSLSDVGALLGTALLALLVTGCATAPEHVDPRDPWEGFNRSVHAFNTDFDRGIGKPLAETYKLVTPEPVDTAVTNFFGNIGDLLVLINNLLQGKPGDAASDGGRVLMNTTFGILGFIDVASSVGLEAHNEDFGQTFGVWGIEPGPYVVLPFLGPHTVRDAVGWYVGFEVDDYWEFKDRDTRRALLALELVDMRADLMRTTNIVETAALDQYAFIRDAYLQRRQFLIYDGDPPEQNDYDYDYEDVTPAAAPMSP; encoded by the coding sequence ATGAGGGCCATTCCCAGATCCCTGTCGGACGTCGGCGCCCTGCTCGGCACCGCCCTGTTGGCCCTCCTGGTCACGGGATGCGCCACCGCCCCGGAACACGTCGACCCCCGTGATCCCTGGGAAGGGTTCAACCGCTCGGTACACGCCTTCAACACCGACTTCGACCGCGGCATCGGCAAGCCTCTGGCCGAGACCTACAAGCTCGTGACCCCCGAGCCCGTTGACACGGCGGTCACCAACTTCTTCGGCAACATCGGCGACCTGCTGGTTCTGATAAACAACCTCCTCCAGGGCAAGCCGGGAGACGCGGCCTCGGACGGCGGGCGGGTACTGATGAATACCACGTTCGGCATCCTGGGGTTCATCGACGTGGCGAGCAGCGTGGGCCTCGAGGCCCACAACGAGGATTTCGGCCAGACCTTCGGCGTGTGGGGTATAGAGCCCGGGCCTTATGTGGTCCTGCCCTTCCTCGGTCCTCACACGGTCCGGGACGCCGTAGGATGGTATGTCGGTTTCGAGGTGGACGACTATTGGGAGTTCAAGGACCGGGATACCCGCCGGGCACTGCTTGCACTGGAACTCGTCGACATGCGCGCCGACCTGATGCGCACCACCAATATCGTGGAGACCGCGGCCCTGGACCAGTATGCCTTCATTCGTGACGCCTACCTGCAACGGCGCCAATTCCTCATTTACGACGGCGACCCGCCCGAACAGAACGACTACGACTACGACTACGAGGACGTCACCCCCGCCGCGGCACCCATGAGCCCCTGA
- a CDS encoding HDOD domain-containing protein, translated as MTAVDDSELQRFPALRSLSAEALHELKRNATVITGAARGKPLFTLRDTRPETFFLLAGSLRLERPDGTGFNLRAGEAAALQPLGAGHPGRLSATSLSPVRCLKVDADLLSVLQRADEPEDYAIDELHADDEEPDNRLLFRIYQDYIDDKLDIPQIPEISLRVRKAVEQPEVDIPMVARIIQADPALVARLVRVANSALYAGASPVGNIRDALVRLGLSVTRDLVTSFTLQHLFNTEHAMVKQRILKVWQHSTMVAAVSFILARLTRLYEPEHALLAGLLHDIGTATLLQQADTCEALAGNAKGLEEVVVKLRGQVGAMVLEKWGFSTDLVNVAREAYVWYRDDSPEHDLCDLVIVANLHCMGGDAEALGAPPMELVPAYRKLSLGDLTESQQLKILEDAKKEISEMRRLLLG; from the coding sequence ATGACAGCGGTCGATGACAGTGAGCTGCAGCGCTTTCCGGCCCTCCGAAGTCTCTCGGCGGAGGCATTGCACGAACTCAAACGTAACGCGACGGTGATCACCGGAGCCGCACGGGGCAAGCCGCTGTTCACCCTGCGCGATACGCGACCGGAGACCTTCTTCCTGCTCGCCGGCTCCCTGCGCTTGGAACGTCCCGACGGCACCGGCTTCAACCTGCGGGCCGGCGAAGCCGCCGCCCTGCAACCATTGGGCGCCGGCCACCCCGGCAGGCTCTCGGCGACGTCGTTGTCGCCCGTACGCTGCCTCAAGGTGGATGCGGACCTCCTGAGCGTGCTCCAGCGCGCCGATGAACCGGAGGATTACGCCATAGACGAACTCCACGCGGATGACGAGGAGCCGGATAACCGCCTGTTGTTCCGCATCTATCAGGATTACATCGACGACAAACTGGATATCCCTCAGATCCCCGAGATCAGCCTGCGTGTGCGCAAGGCCGTGGAGCAGCCCGAGGTGGATATTCCCATGGTGGCGCGCATCATCCAGGCGGATCCTGCGCTCGTAGCGCGCCTGGTACGGGTGGCCAACAGCGCCCTCTATGCCGGAGCCTCACCGGTGGGCAATATTCGGGATGCCCTGGTGCGCCTCGGCCTCAGTGTGACACGGGATCTGGTCACCAGCTTCACCCTTCAGCATCTGTTCAATACCGAGCACGCCATGGTCAAGCAGCGCATCCTCAAGGTGTGGCAGCACAGCACCATGGTGGCCGCCGTGAGTTTCATCCTCGCGCGCCTGACCCGGCTCTACGAGCCGGAACACGCGCTGCTCGCGGGCCTGCTGCATGACATCGGCACCGCGACTCTCCTGCAACAGGCGGATACCTGCGAGGCCCTGGCCGGGAACGCCAAGGGGCTGGAGGAGGTGGTGGTGAAGCTGAGGGGGCAGGTGGGGGCCATGGTGCTGGAGAAGTGGGGCTTCAGTACCGACCTGGTGAACGTCGCCCGCGAGGCCTATGTCTGGTACCGGGACGACAGCCCCGAACATGACTTGTGCGACCTCGTGATCGTGGCGAACCTGCACTGCATGGGCGGCGATGCCGAGGCCCTCGGGGCGCCACCCATGGAACTGGTCCCAGCCTACAGGAAACTGAGCCTCGGTGACCTCACCGAGAGTCAGCAGCTCAAGATCCTCGAGGATGCCAAGAAGGAGATCAGCGAGATGCGGCGCCTGCTGCTGGGATGA
- a CDS encoding HD domain-containing phosphohydrolase: MKEFDEHVGRALLQAMHGMSKAIAFRDAYTANHQAHVSALARSIGQQIGLSSHELEGIRVAGNLHDIGKIGIPGSILNKTSALSDEEYELIKTHARIGAQILDDIEFPWPVRDMVFQHHERIDGSGYPQGLRGDAIALGAQILGIADTLNAIVSHRPYCPARSLESALAIISDARGVLFDDRLVVACIEVAPRFRDQRP; encoded by the coding sequence TTGAAAGAATTCGACGAGCACGTGGGACGCGCCCTGTTGCAGGCCATGCACGGCATGTCCAAGGCCATCGCCTTTCGTGACGCCTATACGGCCAATCACCAGGCCCATGTCTCGGCCCTGGCGCGCAGCATCGGCCAGCAGATCGGGTTGTCCAGTCACGAACTCGAGGGGATCCGGGTGGCGGGCAACCTCCATGACATCGGCAAGATCGGCATCCCAGGCTCCATCCTCAACAAGACCTCGGCCCTCAGCGACGAGGAATACGAGCTCATAAAAACTCACGCGAGGATCGGTGCGCAAATACTTGATGATATTGAGTTTCCATGGCCCGTTCGGGATATGGTCTTTCAGCATCACGAACGCATCGATGGCTCCGGTTATCCCCAGGGACTGCGCGGTGACGCCATCGCCCTGGGGGCCCAGATCCTGGGCATCGCGGATACCCTGAACGCCATCGTATCTCACAGGCCCTATTGTCCGGCACGCTCCCTGGAATCCGCCCTCGCCATCATCAGCGATGCCCGGGGCGTGCTCTTCGATGACCGTCTGGTGGTCGCCTGTATCGAGGTGGCCCCGCGCTTCCGCGACCAGCGCCCCTGA
- a CDS encoding aminotransferase class V-fold PLP-dependent enzyme, translating into MWHDQFPLRPGLVHLNHAGVSPWPRCAHDAVVDFAAENLSQGSRDYPRWLQTETHLRESLARLINAGSADDIALVKSTSEALSFVAYGYPWRAGDNVVHPLHEFPSNRVVWGSLVSRGVEARAVDIRRAEDAEGALIEACDDHTRILAVSAVQYADGFRMDLPRLAAACRRRQILLCVDAIQQLGALPLDVRDMGLDFLAADGHKWLLGPEGLGVFYCRPELRERLDLTQFGWHMLEDMGDFDRLDWRPATTARRFECGSPNMTAVHALAASVDLILETGLAVISENISRKVNYLIEKINEIPGGFLVTRTDPGRLAGIVTFGIAAVDAPCLYRRLMAADVLCAQRAGGVRLSPHFYTPESAMEEAMERVARLSRDCGAR; encoded by the coding sequence GTGTGGCATGACCAGTTTCCCCTTCGTCCCGGCCTCGTTCATCTGAACCACGCCGGTGTCTCCCCGTGGCCCCGGTGCGCCCATGACGCGGTGGTGGATTTCGCCGCGGAGAATCTGAGCCAGGGCTCTCGCGACTATCCCCGCTGGCTGCAGACGGAGACCCACCTGCGCGAGTCTCTGGCCCGGCTCATCAACGCCGGCTCGGCGGACGACATCGCCCTGGTGAAGAGCACCTCCGAGGCCCTCTCCTTCGTGGCCTACGGGTACCCCTGGCGGGCCGGCGACAACGTGGTCCATCCCCTGCACGAGTTCCCGTCCAATCGAGTCGTCTGGGGATCCCTGGTATCCCGCGGCGTGGAGGCCCGGGCCGTGGATATCCGGCGCGCCGAGGATGCGGAAGGTGCCCTGATCGAGGCCTGCGATGACCACACTCGCATCCTCGCCGTCAGCGCGGTGCAGTATGCCGATGGGTTCCGGATGGATCTGCCCCGTCTGGCGGCGGCCTGCCGCCGGCGCCAGATCCTGCTGTGCGTGGATGCCATCCAGCAACTCGGTGCCCTGCCCCTGGATGTGCGGGACATGGGGCTGGATTTCCTCGCCGCCGACGGCCACAAGTGGCTGCTCGGCCCCGAGGGCCTGGGGGTCTTCTATTGCCGCCCCGAGTTGCGGGAACGCCTGGACCTGACCCAGTTCGGCTGGCACATGTTGGAGGATATGGGTGACTTCGACCGTCTCGACTGGCGGCCAGCCACCACGGCCCGACGCTTCGAGTGTGGCAGCCCCAACATGACGGCGGTGCACGCCCTGGCGGCGAGCGTGGACCTGATCCTGGAGACCGGGCTTGCCGTCATTTCCGAGAACATTTCGAGAAAGGTTAATTATCTGATTGAAAAAATTAATGAAATCCCAGGAGGATTCCTGGTGACGCGAACGGATCCCGGGCGCCTCGCCGGTATCGTGACCTTCGGCATCGCGGCCGTGGACGCCCCCTGTCTGTACCGGCGCCTCATGGCCGCCGACGTGTTGTGTGCCCAACGCGCCGGGGGCGTGCGCTTGTCACCCCATTTCTACACCCCGGAGAGTGCCATGGAGGAGGCCATGGAACGGGTGGCCCGCTTGTCCCGCGACTGTGGCGCCCGATGA
- a CDS encoding TatD family hydrolase, translated as MLVDSHCHLDLLDLEQCGGSLDAVLENASAAGIEHLLCISVNRGNVATVRAIAERYPQVSASAGIHPNEESGPDDVSVDDLLAWADHPEVVAIGETGLDYFRSEGDLEWQRDRFRRHIRAARETGKPLIIHCRQAAADTLRLLKEENAYEVGGVMHCFAEDLDTAKQSMDLGFMISFSGIVTFKNARELQAVAQEVPLDAMLVETDSPWLAPTPHRGKTNQPAYTRHVAETVASLRGIGLDELAAATTDNFFRLFPKP; from the coding sequence ATGCTGGTAGATTCCCACTGTCATCTCGACCTGCTGGACCTGGAACAGTGCGGCGGTTCCCTGGACGCCGTGCTGGAAAACGCCAGCGCGGCCGGCATCGAACACTTGCTGTGTATCTCGGTCAACCGCGGCAACGTGGCCACCGTGCGCGCTATCGCCGAACGCTATCCCCAGGTATCCGCCAGTGCCGGCATCCATCCCAACGAAGAGAGCGGTCCCGATGACGTGTCCGTGGATGATCTCCTGGCCTGGGCGGACCACCCGGAGGTGGTGGCCATCGGTGAGACGGGGCTGGATTACTTCCGCAGCGAAGGTGACCTGGAATGGCAGCGTGACCGCTTCCGCCGCCATATCCGCGCGGCCCGGGAGACGGGCAAGCCCCTGATCATCCACTGCCGCCAGGCGGCCGCGGACACCCTGCGCCTGCTCAAAGAAGAAAATGCTTATGAGGTAGGCGGCGTAATGCATTGTTTTGCCGAGGATTTGGATACTGCGAAGCAGTCCATGGACCTGGGCTTCATGATATCCTTCTCGGGCATCGTCACCTTCAAGAATGCCCGGGAACTGCAGGCGGTCGCCCAAGAGGTGCCCCTCGACGCCATGCTGGTGGAAACGGATTCGCCGTGGCTCGCTCCCACGCCCCATCGCGGCAAGACCAACCAGCCCGCCTATACCCGCCACGTCGCGGAAACGGTGGCGTCCCTGCGGGGCATCGGGCTGGACGAACTCGCGGCGGCCACCACGGACAACTTCTTCCGGCTCTTCCCAAAACCCTGA
- a CDS encoding PilZ domain-containing protein encodes MAGPKQGILSLTIKDKSALYAAYMPFIKNGGLFIPTSKAYHIGDEVFMLLTLMDEKDKLPVAGRIVWVTPRGAQGNRTSGIGVQFSELDNGATKNKIENHLAAALKSDRQTHTM; translated from the coding sequence GTGGCCGGACCAAAACAGGGGATCCTGTCCCTCACCATCAAGGACAAAAGCGCGCTCTACGCCGCCTACATGCCCTTCATCAAGAACGGCGGCCTTTTCATCCCCACCAGCAAGGCCTATCACATCGGCGACGAGGTGTTCATGCTGCTCACCCTCATGGACGAGAAGGACAAACTGCCGGTGGCGGGCCGTATCGTGTGGGTGACACCTCGCGGGGCCCAGGGTAATCGTACTTCGGGCATCGGCGTGCAATTCAGCGAACTTGACAACGGCGCCACCAAGAACAAGATCGAGAATCACCTCGCCGCGGCCCTCAAGTCCGACCGCCAGACCCACACCATGTGA